In a genomic window of Seriola aureovittata isolate HTS-2021-v1 ecotype China chromosome 11, ASM2101889v1, whole genome shotgun sequence:
- the zeb2a gene encoding zinc finger E-box-binding homeobox 2a isoform X1, translating into MKQEIMAEGPRCKRRKQANPRRKNVLNYENVVETGSETDEDDRTLVSEDGGLADGRGGGEEEEVGSPAGVPTLEASPRVAHALLSYRGQEGSEGREGVQNHQNHQNHHGWRLGDDTNTHLNGSDDRKDEYQPLGPEVSLHTVGNGTVRRLDGVSELDEYFLKRKLDEGDGHPTTIAEYLQRSDTAIIYPEAPEEVTRLGTPEAVGQDENEHDLPPGTPDDFAQLLTCPYCDRGYKRLTSLKEHIKYRHEKNEESFTCPLCADTFSHRTQLERHMTTHKPARDQPPLLNEDAGNRKFKCSECGKAFKYKHHLKEHLRIHSGEKPYECSNCKKRFSHSGSYSSHISSKKCIGLIAVNGRVRNGNNGKPGSSPNSTTSSPGSPALAQLRHKLENGRPLGPPDQQGQLDIKAEPMDFNEYRLLMASQHGFGGPGVYLNGRGGSPLAIHSSSQSPLQHLGGMGLDLPLLGYTGHLGNNLSEVQKVLQIVDNTVCRQKMDGNPEEISKLRAYMKELGAQMEEQKLVQASFQAMGHSSPTKSIIDYTLEKVNEAKSLIDDSKRQLDIKKEKPTHLVDLSGEEKSHDGQNQFLPFSCQYCKETFPGPIPLHQHERYLCKMNEEIKAVLQLETSPAGRSGAMASDLPSNDRATSPINPFKDHVSVLKTYFAMNTEPNSEELLNISIAVGLPQEFVKEWFAQWKSKNHHGGSLRKKSPPPDQSGPDLKHSLSRSPMLLPALDLHGGFTNGDASHRLTKANQFTANRQTTGDKPLDPLDHLRSNTPSPLNLSSTSSKNSQSSSYTPNSLASEDTHGDIPLDLSLPKHMAQRLITVGEKRSRPNGFIVEHKGEVHGREQGSGPLDLINIKKEVLGSDGGGNSIHQLEKSTSPIFGINPFAGAPVYTSLPPHGAFPPPTFMSPAQATIPGLRPYAGLDPMSFLPHMAYTYATGAATFAEMQQRRKYQRKPGFQGELLDGTADYLSGLDDLTDSDSLLSRKKIKKTESGMYACDLCDKTFQKTSSLLRHKYEHTGKRPHQCQICKKAFKHKHHLIEHSRLHSGEKPYQCDKCGKRFSHSGSYSQHMNHRYSYCKREAEEREAAEREARDKGGGGGGGGGGGGGVVMGGLEPTELLMRRAYLQGLGPLGYSDPEDQQEDGGGGGTILRDVSEGGGGREEREVDNKTYEEVTDRQEASFREGEEEEEEEEGDSRSQMDAVRDKEGKDTTQLMDESSREGKTDGKSDQKD; encoded by the exons ATGACAGGAAGGACGAGTACCAGCCTCTGGGTCCAGAGGTGTCACTGCACACTGTGGGAAACGGGACAG TGAGGCGGCTGGATGGTGTCTCTGAGTTGGACGAGTACTTCCTGAAACGTAAACTGGACGAGGGCGATGGTCACCCCACAACCATCGCAGAGTACCTGCAACGCAGTGACACCGCCATCATTTACCCAGAAGCCCCGGAGGAGGTGACGAGGCTGGGCACACCCGAGGCCGTCGGTCAGGACGAGAATGAACACG ACCTGCCGCCTGGCACACCTGATGACTTCGCCCAGCTGCTCACCTGTCCGTACTGCGACCGCGGCTACAAGCGCCTGACGTCCCTGAAGGAACACATCAAGTATCGTCACGAGAAGAACGAGGAGAGCTTCACCTGCCCGCTGTGCGCTGACACCTTCAGCCACCGCACTCAGCTGGAGCGTCACATGACCACGCACAAACCCGCCAGAGACCAG ccgCCGCTGCTCAACGAAGATGCTGGAAACCGCAAGTTCAAATGCAGCGAGTGTGGAAAAGCCTTCAAATACAAACATCACCTGAAGGAGCATCTTCGTATTCACAGCG GTGAGAAACCGTACGAGTGTTCCAACTGTAAGAAGCGGTTCTCCCACTCTGGATCCTACAGCTCCCACATCAGCAGCAAGAAATGCATCGGCCTGATTGCCGTCAACGGACGAGTGCGTAACGGAAACAATGGCAAACCCGGCTCTTCCCCCAACTCCACAACCTCATCGCCAGGGAGCCCCGCCCTCGCCCAGCTCCGACACAAACTGGAAAATGGGCGCCCGCTTGGCCCTCCAGACCAGCAGGGTCAGCTTGACATCAAAGCGGAGCCGATGGACTTCAATGAGTACCGGCTGCTGATGGCCTCTCAGCACGGGTTTGGGGGACCCGGGGTTTACCTGAACGGCCGTGGTGGGAGCCCCCTGGCAATCCATAGCTCTTCCCAGAGCCCTCTTCAACACCTGGGAGGCATGGGGCTGGACCTCCCCCTGCTGGGCTACACTGGGCATCTTGGGAACAACTTGAGCGAAGTCCAGAAAGTGCTTCAGATCGTGGACAACACGGTATGCAGGCAGAAGATGGACGGGAATCCAGAAGAGATATCTAAGCTCAGGGCCTACATGAAGGAGCTCGGTGCCCAGATGGAGGAACAGAAGCTGGTCCAGGCCAGTTTCCAGGCGATGGGCCACAGCAGCCCCACAAAAAGCATAATCGACTACACACTGGAGAAGGTCAATGAGGCCAAAAGTCTGATCGATGACTCTAAGAGGCAATTGGACATCAAGAAGGAGAAACCGACCCACTTAGTGGATCTTAGCGGGGAGGAGAAATCCCATGATGGCCAGAACCAGTTCCTGCCATTCTCCTGCCAGTACTGCAAGGAGACTTTCCCTGGGCCTATCCCACTGCATCAACATGAGCGCTACCTTTGCAAAATGAATGAGGAGATCAAAGCAGTCCTGCAGCTGGAGACTAGTCCTGCTGGCCGGAGTGGGGCGATGGCCTCTGACCTGCCGAGTAACGACCGGGCCACCAGTCCCATCAACCCGTTCAAGGACCACGTGTCAGTGCTCAAGACTTACTTTGCCATGAACACTGAGCCCAACTCAGAGGAACTGCTCAATATTTCAATTGCTGTCGGCCTTCCTCAAGAGTTTGTGAAGGAGTGGTTTGCCCAGTGGAAGAGCAAAAACCACCATGGAGGCAGTCTGAGGAAAAAGTCGCCCCCTCCCGACCAGAGCGGACCAGACCTCAAGCACAGTTTGAGCCGGTCTCCGATGTTGCTCCCTGCCCTAGATTTACACGGAGGCTTCACTAACGGTGACGCCTCCCACAGACTCACAAAAGCCAACCAGTTTACAGCCAACAGGCAGACAACAGGGGACAAACCACTAGACCCCTTGGACCACCTGAGGAGCAACACTCCATCACCCCTCAACCTTTCCTCTACTTCCTCCAAAAACTCTCAGAGTAGCTCTTACACTCCAAACAGCCTGGCTTCTGAGGACACCCATGGGGACATACCACTGGATCTGTCGCTGCCGAAACATATGGCACAGAGGCTCATCACTGTCGGGGAGAAGCGATCCAGACCCAATGGTTTCATCGTCGAGCACAAAGGAGAGGTGCATGGACGAGAGCAGGGGTCCGGGCCTTTAGATCTGATCAACATCAAGAAGGAGGTCCTGGGCTCTGATGGTGGAGGGAATTCTATCCACCAGCTGGAGAAAAGCACTAGTCCTATCTTTGGGATTAATCCCTTCGCTGGTGCTCCTGTCTACACCTCCCTGCCACCTCACGGAGCGTTTCCTCCTCCCACCTTCATGTCTCCTGCTCAGGCCACCATCCCAGGCCTCAGGCCCTACGCCGGCCTCGACCCCATGAGCTTCCTGCCTCACATGGCCTACACCTATGCCACTGGGGCAGCCACATTTGCTGaaatgcagcagaggaggaagtacCAGCGGAAACCAGGTTTCCAG ggGGAGCTGCTGGACGGGACGGCGGACTATCTGTCAGGCCTGGACGACCTGACAGACAGCGATTCGCTGCTCTCCAGGAAGAAGATTAAGAAGACTGAAAGTGGTATGTACGCGTGTGACTTGTGCGACAAAACATTCCAGAAGACCAGTTCCCTCCTAAGACACAAATATGAGCACACAG GTAAACGTCCTCACCAGTGTCAGATCTGTAAGAAGGccttcaaacacaaacaccacctGATCGAACACTCCCGCCTCCACTCCGGAGAGAAGCCGTACCAGTGCGACAAGTGCGGCAAACGCTTCTCGCACTCGGGCTCGTACTCACAGCACATGAACCACCGCTACTCCTACTGCAAGAGGGAGGCCGAGGAGCGGGAGGCGGCCGAGAGGGAGGCCCGGgacaagggaggaggaggaggaggaggaggaggaggaggaggaggcgtggTGATGGGAGGTCTGGAGCCCACCGAGCTGTTGATGAGGAGGGCCTACCTGCAGGGGCTGGGGCCGCTCGGATACTCAGACCCTGAGGACCAGCAGGAGgacggcggcggcggtggtACGATCCTGAGGGACGTCagcgagggaggaggaggacgggaggagagagaagtggaTAACAAGACGTACGAGgaggtgacagacagacaggaggcaAGTTtcagggaaggagaggaggaagaggaagaggaggaaggcgACAGCAGGAGCCAGATGGACGCGGTGAGGGACAAAGAGGGCAAAGACACAACGCAGCTGATGGACGAGAGTTCACGAGAAGGGAAGACAGACGGCAAGTCGGACCAGAAGGACTGa